The genomic segment GAACCAGCCTCACGACCATTACATCCTCATCAAAGGCAGCAACAGCGTGAAGCTCTTCCAGCTTCCGGAGTTGTTATAAACGGTTATTATCGTACAACTAAAAGGTGTGTGGTTGTACGATTATAGGGTGTTGCCACTAGGCTCGGCAGATGTGCTGACTGCAGTCGGCAGACCTGCTGACTAGGCTCAGCAGAGCTGCTGAGCCTAGTGGGAATCTCTTAGAAACAGCCTCCTTGAACCTGATATTCCGACTTCTTGAACCTGAGCAAACGTATTCTTTCACTTGCTCAGTCGTATCCTTGTGCTTGTTCAGTCATATCCGTGTGCTTGCTCAGTCGTATCTGTAGACTTACTCAGACGTATCTTTTACTTACTCAACCAGCTCGCAAGCTCAACTCCAAAAACTTGTCACATAATTGATAAACGCCTTCATCTTGCGTGATAAAGTCTCTGTCCAGTAAGGTCTTGACTGCTCCTTGCACGGTGCTTGCACCAAGATGATACTTCTGCAAAAACTCTTGCGACATTAGGGAAGAAGGCTTACCTTCCTGAGCAATGGCTATGAGAAGCTGTTTCTGCTTGGCTGTAAGCTGATACAGCAAGGCCTGATAGGCAAAGCGTTGCTGGGAAAGGATGCCATCAATACCCATTCTGACATCATCTTCCTGCAACAAAGACTTATCAGATATAGAAGTATAAAGCATATTGAGAACATACTGAATATACCAGGTAATGCCATCGAAATGATGATATAAATAGGTAAAAGCCGCTGCACTTATCTCTTTATTGTTCCTGGCAAGATGGTGATTGGCAAATTCCAGGTAAGTATGCTCATTGATTGCCTCCAACCCCATGATACTCGAACTATGATAGAACGGGCGTGACTGGGAAGTAAACATCAATGCCATCATATGGCGCTTGGAGCCAGAAAAGACAAAGTTTGCATTGTGGCAATTCTGTATTCGCTTACGCAAGGTTGCCTCAACGGTTTTCTCTGGATAGTTTGCAACTGTCTGAAACTCATCTATCGCCACCAGACAAGGTTTATCTGCCTGTTCGAGATAAGCGAAGATCTCATCCAGCGTAATATCCGGAGCCTGAATATCTCCCAAACCAACACTCCACTCCGGATTTCCATTGATGTCAAAAGAGATAGTTGACTTCAGAGACTGGAGCATATTCAGGAAAAATTCCCATACTTTCCTGCCCTTTGGCTTGAGTGCCGTCAGGATTCCCTTGCCCAGCGCATAGACGAATTCGTTAAAATTCTTCGTATCATAAATATCAATATAGATGCAATGATACTGCTCACGGATGTTTTCCTGCTGAAAACAATTATAAATCAGTCCCGACTTACCCAGACGTCTTGGCGCAATCAACGCGACATTGCACCGATTGGTCAAATGGCGGGTAAGAAGAGCTGTTTCCTCTACCCTATCACAGAAATATTCCGGCGAAAGATAGCCTTCAATAATAAAAGGATTTAACTG from the Segatella copri genome contains:
- a CDS encoding AAA family ATPase, producing MVQLNPFIIEGYLSPEYFCDRVEETALLTRHLTNRCNVALIAPRRLGKSGLIYNCFQQENIREQYHCIYIDIYDTKNFNEFVYALGKGILTALKPKGRKVWEFFLNMLQSLKSTISFDINGNPEWSVGLGDIQAPDITLDEIFAYLEQADKPCLVAIDEFQTVANYPEKTVEATLRKRIQNCHNANFVFSGSKRHMMALMFTSQSRPFYHSSSIMGLEAINEHTYLEFANHHLARNNKEISAAAFTYLYHHFDGITWYIQYVLNMLYTSISDKSLLQEDDVRMGIDGILSQQRFAYQALLYQLTAKQKQLLIAIAQEGKPSSLMSQEFLQKYHLGASTVQGAVKTLLDRDFITQDEGVYQLCDKFLELSLRAG